The Campylobacter concisus genome has a window encoding:
- a CDS encoding bifunctional 3,4-dihydroxy-2-butanone 4-phosphate synthase/GTP cyclohydrolase II: MALENVLKAIEDIKNGKMVVMVDDEDRENEGDLVFSATSSDMQKVNFAITHAKGVLCLAMDEANAKRLDLPLMVAKNTSSHETAFTVTIDAKDATTGVSAYERDMTIRLAADASSKPEDFVRPGHIFPLIAKNGGVLVRTGHTEGSVDLCKLAGVTPMASICEIVKEDGTMARRDYLEEFCKKFGLNMISVSDLVEYRLSHESLIRVGEKSDVMIANCAAARYDIADHKGKIHSAYLFGEPKSKANVKFQKILADHELLSSPKYEELLKTIKFLSQNGGILIFLDSDNSNTSKDYGIGAQILNHFGVKDIELLSSNKNKEFVSLAGFGLNIVGYKEI; this comes from the coding sequence ATGGCACTTGAAAATGTATTAAAAGCAATTGAGGATATAAAAAATGGGAAAATGGTCGTCATGGTCGATGACGAGGACCGCGAAAACGAGGGCGATCTAGTCTTTTCAGCAACTAGTAGCGACATGCAAAAGGTAAATTTTGCTATCACTCATGCAAAGGGTGTGCTCTGTCTTGCGATGGACGAGGCAAACGCTAAAAGGCTTGATCTGCCGCTAATGGTAGCCAAAAACACATCGAGCCACGAGACAGCATTTACAGTCACGATCGACGCAAAAGACGCAACAACGGGCGTTAGCGCATATGAGCGCGATATGACGATCAGGCTTGCAGCTGATGCTAGCTCAAAGCCTGAAGACTTCGTGCGCCCAGGACACATATTCCCACTCATCGCTAAAAATGGCGGCGTGCTCGTTCGCACAGGCCACACCGAGGGCTCAGTCGATCTTTGCAAGCTTGCAGGTGTTACTCCGATGGCTTCGATATGCGAGATAGTAAAAGAAGATGGCACTATGGCAAGACGCGATTATTTAGAGGAGTTTTGTAAGAAATTTGGGCTAAATATGATCAGTGTTTCTGATCTGGTCGAGTATAGACTAAGCCATGAAAGCCTCATAAGAGTTGGAGAAAAAAGTGACGTGATGATCGCAAACTGCGCTGCAGCAAGATACGATATCGCCGATCACAAAGGTAAAATTCACTCAGCTTATCTTTTTGGTGAGCCAAAGAGCAAGGCAAATGTCAAATTTCAAAAGATCCTAGCCGATCACGAGCTTTTGAGCAGTCCAAAATATGAAGAGCTTTTAAAAACTATCAAATTTCTAAGTCAAAATGGTGGAATTTTGATCTTTTTAGATAGCGACAATTCAAACACAAGCAAGGACTACGGCATTGGAGCGCAAATTTTAAATCACTTTGGCGTAAAGGATATCGAACTTTTAAGCTCAAATAAAAATAAAGAATTTGTAAGCTTAGCTGGTTTTGGGCTAAATATAGTCGGTTATAAGGAAATTTAA
- the panB gene encoding 3-methyl-2-oxobutanoate hydroxymethyltransferase: MKDETIAKKKLTINDIKNKKGIEPIVMITAYDALFAKIFDDYADVILVGDSLNMSFNMKESTLSADMNTMLYHTKAVCAGAKKTFILADMPFGSYTNEKQAIKNAMKFFKQTNADAVKLEVGMHQANLVKRLCEEGINVMAHIGLKPQFFKFEGGYKIKGRSELEAKRLVEEALAFEQAGAFGILLEGTLSKVASEITRQVRVPVVGIGSGVDVDGQVLVWSDMLGFFEDFKPKFVKRYLDGAALVRKGVQEYASEVKSKIFPSSEFCY; this comes from the coding sequence ATGAAAGATGAAACAATCGCAAAGAAAAAACTCACTATAAATGATATAAAAAACAAAAAAGGCATCGAGCCTATCGTGATGATAACCGCCTACGATGCGCTTTTTGCTAAGATTTTTGATGATTATGCTGATGTTATCCTTGTTGGCGATAGCTTAAACATGAGCTTTAATATGAAAGAGAGCACACTAAGTGCCGATATGAACACCATGCTTTATCACACAAAGGCAGTTTGTGCCGGTGCTAAAAAGACTTTTATCCTAGCTGATATGCCATTTGGCAGCTACACAAACGAAAAACAAGCGATCAAAAATGCGATGAAATTTTTTAAGCAGACAAATGCCGATGCGGTAAAGCTTGAAGTTGGCATGCATCAGGCAAATTTAGTAAAACGCCTCTGCGAAGAGGGCATAAACGTGATGGCTCACATTGGACTAAAGCCACAATTTTTTAAATTTGAGGGCGGATATAAGATAAAAGGTAGAAGCGAGCTTGAGGCAAAAAGGCTAGTTGAAGAGGCTTTGGCGTTTGAGCAAGCTGGTGCGTTTGGCATACTTCTTGAGGGCACACTTAGCAAGGTAGCAAGCGAGATAACAAGGCAGGTTCGTGTGCCAGTTGTGGGCATAGGCTCTGGGGTGGATGTCGATGGGCAGGTGCTTGTCTGGTCTGATATGTTGGGATTTTTCGAGGACTTTAAACCTAAATTTGTCAAGCGCTATCTTGACGGAGCCGCTCTTGTGCGAAAAGGCGTGCAAGAGTATGCTAGCGAAGTAAAAAGCAAAATTTTCCCAAGTAGCGAGTTTTGTTATTAA